GAGTTCACTGAAATTCTTGCAATTATTGGCAATTTCTTCCAAGAGATATGGAGGGTTTGCTATGCTAGGCATTGTTAGAGATTCGAGATCCTGCCAGATGCGAATAGCTTTGCATATTCCTGTTTTCTTTATTCTGTTCCAAGCTGGCATTACAAGACGTCGGAGGCGTGGGCACCTGCAGTAAGAAAAACAAGATAATAATATCATGGTCTTCAAGAACCCCTCCTGCGAAAAATAAGTACTTCACATACAAAAATGCAAACACAAACAAAGCGCAATTTGAGGTAAAAGTACTGTAAAGGTCCCTGTACTATAGCGCAGAGTGTATTTTGAACCCTGCACATTTAAAACGAGCAAGAAGGTCCTTTTATGTTAGGAAACCAAGCAGAATGGTCAACTTTGTAACAATTGGGGAAACAAAAAAAgaactattaattttataatatggacttaattaaatgatatagcattaatttaataaatgacATGTCATGTTCACTTGACtcattttagcttaaaaaaCTCAAACCCTTGCACTTAAGTCGATCTgattttttactttattcaCTGGTTAAACgctatattttaagttttttaagcTATAATGGGTCGGGTAAACATGTCACATCATTTAACTAACTTCACCTCATAAAACTAATAGTTTTCCTTTTTCAActattacaaaatgatcattttgctcgtttttgaaaaacatacaAGGACCAAAATGCACTCCGCGCTATAGTACAGGGACCTATACAATACTTTTACCGACAATTTGATCAGCGCACACAGACAAGATACATAGAATACCATAAGCAAATGCCTTTTTAAAAACAAGCTAAGAGACTAATACGAGAAATAAAGCATGCCAATTGATTGTTGAAATTCAAACAAAAGCATTAAATACGATCATGATACCGGTAGCAATTAATCCTTGATAGCAGGCACCCTACAAGAATTTATATGATGTATCATGATATGCTTTTAGGTAAAAATACCATGAAAGcccttgtactaggagtcaaattgcattttgccccctttACTAATAAAATAGGCAAACTAGTCcttatatgttagatcaaacaAAAAACTGGTCCTTCTATTAAAAGTTCTATCCATtcttactgttaaaaattggtctatGTACATAAACATGACGTGCACGTGGTACGCCAGATGTAATTGTCTGGTTATTCCATCAACTAggccagtttttaatagtaaaactagatgacatttttaacaaaaagaaccaaattgctttttgatctaatgtacagggactaattagtccattttttaagtaaagggggcaaaatgcaatctgactcctgGTACAGGGGCCTCCATGGTATTTTTACCTATGTTTTCTTTTCATGGAGATAACAAACAACTCCAATAAAAAGACAACTCCAATAAAAAGGAGGTTCTACAGGCGAGCTAGAGCTAGTTAACACTATAAAAAAACCTTGAAAGTTATAATAAAGTTCACTAAAAATTACCTTTCAGCAGTATAGGTCAATAGATCATCGCTGACATATAGATTGAAGTGAAAAATCAAGGTCATTATGTTTCCTTGGCTGAGACTCAAAGATGTCTTCAACAAATGATTCAATGTCTTGTCAGAACGAGCATCCACATATACATAAGGCTCCAATGGAATCTTGATGAAATTTGACTTCATCATCGATAAATCAAGTGTTCTCCAAAGTAGAGGATCACAACAGGCCATACGCCAAGATGTGCAGACTGTAGCAATGCCTGAAGTTAACTCAACGATGTCGAAAGACTGGAAGATCTTCACCAAGATATCAATGTCCAAGTCCTCCCATCTTCTCGCAACGCGGTCACTTTCTTCCATTCCACTAGCTTCTTCAATATCTCAAACGAGTTTCACAGCATCACCAAACCTATACACACAGAAGGTTAAGTCCATCATGTATACATTGACAATGATATATAACAGTGAGTAGGATCGAGGCAGTATTAGCAACATCCCCTATTGAAGCCAAGAACAATAAAGTCTCAAGGAAACTCATTTTCTTGATGTTTCTTAAGTAAACTCAAAATCCGAAAAAGATACTCCTAGCTGACACTAATGAATTCCATAATCTTGTCATGATTTCCATTCAAAGAAGCCTAGCAATGATAACACGAGATGCCAATCTACATGCGACTGTGAAAAGAAATTTGGTCCAAAACTACCCTTACCAAGTTATCGTGTAAGAAAGCAGAAACCAAAAGGACAAGCATGGATGTATATCACAAATACCAGTAATAGAAGGCTCCTAACTAAAATTTGGCAGTGtctaaatagttttaaattactATTTCGTCTCTTAAAATGTCCAATTTTCACAACCCAATTGAAAGGAATTCAAAACAGCTTCTATTTAACACCAAGAAATCTACATAAACAAACACCCAACATCACATTATCCTCCACAAGCTTTTCACATCTTTAGCCCactaaaattcatgaaataaaaaaaaatggacaCTATTGAATCCAATTCCCAGCCTGAAGTTAAAAGAAGCACCTTGTCCAGTCTAAGGAAGACAGAAAATTGTTTGTCAATagtaaaaaaattctattacaagatttaaaattcaacaatttctGTACAAAGACGTTAAAAGAAGAAGCAGCCTTTgcaataattaaaagaaaaaaaagaacaaaatcaaatttagcCAGATCTCCCATCTTGACTTACCCGGTACACGTTGATCTAGGTTTGGCCTTAAATAATCGTGGAGATTGGATTTGTTCTGTTGTGGTAGGGAGATAGGTTTTGTCTGAATTGCTGGAGAACGAAGCAGTTACAGTCTCTTAACTGTGGAAAGAGAAGATGAGAGAGAATCAATCAGGTGCCCTGGACTGGACGCCAAGAGCATGTAAGAGAATTACCAAAAACCCGAAATTTCAACTTACCTTATACCACCATAAATCTTCtatattgaaatttcaatttacaaCCATAAACTGAATATCCTTTTACATGTCTATTAGCTTAGTGCTTCCAATTAATTACagattatttcatatataaaggataattttataacaaaaaggtaactttttttattaaggtaaaaataaataaaatggatgTCAATTAAAATGAGaagtttgatattttattatcgaaattaaaagtacattttatatcatctacaaatatagatttataaaagtattgtaaatatatttattgataaataaaatatacaattctCTTTCTTatcttgtttcctttttttttctctttatgtttttattttataacatttatttttgtaattttattaataatgatttcttttttaaattacttgGTCATTTTTTTCGTCAACTCAAtatttaaattgagaaaatacaACCAATTAGCAGGGGTGTTCATAATCGGGTACTCGCAATTTCGAGTATTAAAAATGTCGGCCCGTGACCCGACTCTTGAATATCTTCGGATATCCGGAATTTTGGGTACCCGTAATAATTGAATACCCGTATTTTCGGGTCACAGGGTACCCtaattaaatttgtgaaattttttttacaaatcataaaatttatcgTGATTCAAAATGACAAActtaaaatccaaaatagaTAATAGCATAATCCAAACATAAAGTTtagaaatataaacataaagTTTCTAAATCCAAATTATATAATCCAAagataaaacttcaaaaaatacAACTAAAGATAAAACATATAGTCATGTACTCATCATCAATCATCATGGCATGGTGTGTATCTGAAACCATGGGatgaaaatttaaacttttatcatAAACCAATCCGgaaaaataagctaaaattagataattcaacTATCATAGCTCAATTACTTATTCTCACCAAGTTAGTGGAAAAAGTGGACTGAATAAGAACCAAGAGAACAATTAAGATGATAAATACAatcaaaacaattaattaagaaatgagTTTTCATCAGAGACAATATTgtcaaaacaatttaaattacaGTCAACAAATAacatcagaaaaaaaaaaaacatgatttaTGAACAAAAACTATCCATAGGGCATAGGCATGAACAAAGTGCATTCAGAAAAAAGAAGTATAAAGTCATCTTATATGATTAAACAGACTGCAAAATACAATCGATGAAAGTCTGATTGTCTAATACTAGacaaagttaataacaaataattCATCTCCTCATTCCTATAGGGTCACAACATGAGGCATAAAATGGATACAATCAAACAATAATTTGGAAtctttaaacataataatagtaaatatcAAGCTCTAGCATTTACGGTTGTTATAAAATatccataatttttaattttctatcaCCCAAAAAATTTGCAAAGCACCATagtgaaatagaaaacaaaagctCAAACTGACTGACTAGTATaccaaagaaaaaacaaacaaaaaaaacaaaacaaaacagagAAGTTTGAGAAGAGACAAAGAGAGAGACGGGTAGACTGAAATATTGAATAGTAGTACTTACCTGAGCTTTGAGATGACGACGACCGGTGATGGTGAGAACGGTCAAACGACGGGTGGCGGGTGGTCACAGATGGTCAATTGATTGGTGGGAGTGGGGTTGACGGAGATGATTTGCGTGGGAGAATTGAACGAGTGGAATAGTGATTTAGTAATTAAGGTAAAAAATTGGGAATCAGTTTAagttttaactaaaaaatgtaaataattttaaaataaaaaa
The window above is part of the Gossypium raimondii isolate GPD5lz chromosome 9, ASM2569854v1, whole genome shotgun sequence genome. Proteins encoded here:
- the LOC105798526 gene encoding F-box/LRR-repeat protein At3g48880, translating into MEESDRVARRWEDLDIDILVKIFQSFDIVELTSGIATVCTSWRMACCDPLLWRTLDLSMMKSNFIKIPLEPYVYVDARSDKTLNHLLKTSLSLSQGNIMTLIFHFNLYVSDDLLTYTAERCPRLRRLVMPAWNRIKKTGICKAIRIWQDLESLTMPSIANPPYLLEEIANNCKNFSELKVMGPFDNFFAATIITYLPKVRVLSLRCSMLVKDTLISILDELRNLEVLNISHCLLIEIPPPPAPRRIMRELDQCILDKASRLREFLTCMKDSCIMCQRTRNDEGLMRWYKYEEGVWKADEVSSLSL